Proteins co-encoded in one Nicotiana sylvestris chromosome 7, ASM39365v2, whole genome shotgun sequence genomic window:
- the LOC104230387 gene encoding coatomer subunit beta-1 has product MEKSCSLLIHFDKGTPALANEIKEALEGNDVPAKIDAMKKAVMLLLNGESLPQLFITIIRYVLPSEDHTIQKLLLLYLEIIEKTDSKGRVLPEMILICQNLRNNLQHPNEYLRGVTLRFLCRLNEVDIIEPLIPSIMSNLEHRHPFVRRNAILAVMSIYKLPQGEQLLVDAPEKIENVLTTEQDQPAKRNAFLMLFQCAQERAINYLLTHVDRVSDWGELLQMVVLDLIRKVCRTNKAEKGRYIKIIISLLTAPSAAVTYECAGTLVSLSSAPTAIRAAANTYCQLLQSQSDNNVKLIVLDRLNELKSSHKDIMVDMIMDVLRVLSSPNLDIRRKTLDIVLELITPRNINEVVLTLKKEVVKTQSGELEKNGEYRQMLIQAIHSCAIKFPEVASTVVHLLMDFLGDNNVASAIDVVVFVREIIETNPKLRVSIVTRLLDTFYQIRAARVCSCALWIIGEYCLSLSEVESGIATIKQCLGDLPFYSVSEESEATDSSKKTPQANSITTVSSRRPAILADGTYATQSAASETVFSPATVVQGSLTTGNLRSLLLTGDFFLGAVVACTLTKLILRLEEVQPSKIEVNKATANALLIMVSMLQLGQSSVLPHPIDNDSYDRIVLCIRLLCNTGDEVRQIWLSSCRESFVKMLSDKQLRESEEIKAKAQTSFSQPDDLIDFYHLKSRRGMSQLELEDAVQDDLKHATGEFVKDENDANKLNRVLQLTGFSDPVYAEAFVTVHHYDIVLDVTVINRTKETLQNLCLELATMGDLKLVERPQNYTLAPESSKQIKANIKVSSTETGVIFGNIVYETSNVLERTVVVLNDIHIDIMDYISPAMCSDAAFRTMWAEFEWENKVAVNTVIQDEKEFLDHIIKSTNMKCLTAPSALEDECGFLAANLYAKSAFGEDALVNLSIEKQSDGKLSGYIRIRSKTQGIALSLGDKITLKQKGGS; this is encoded by the exons ATGGAGAAGTCCTGCTCTCTGCTGATACATTTTGACAAGGGTACACCAGCTCTTGCCAATGAGATCAAAGAAGCACTTGAAGGAAATGATGTCCCCGCCAAGATTGATGCTATGAAGAAAGCTGTAATGCTTTTATTAAATGGAGAATCCCTACCTCAGCTCTTTATTACTATTATTAGATATGTCTTGCCTTCTGAGGATCACACAATTCAAAAACTGTTGCTTTTGTATTTGGAGATTATTGAGAAGACGGATTCTAAGGGGCGTGTGCTGCCTGAGATGATCCTAATCTGCCAGAACTTGAGGAATAATTTGCAGCATCCAAATGAGTACCTTCGTGGAGTTACTTTGAGATTTCTTTGCAGGCTGAATGAGGTTGATATAATTGAACCTCTAATTCCATCTATTATGAGCAACTTAGAGCATCGTCATCCATTTGTGCGGAGGAATGCAATTCTTGCTGTGATGTCTATTTACAAGCTCCCACAGGGTGAGCAGCTCCTGGTAGACGCACCAGAAAAGATCGAGAATGTTCTGACCACTGAGCAGGATCAACCGGCTAAGAGGAATGCATTTCTGATGCTCTTCCAATGTGCTCAGGAGCGTGCTATCAATTACCTCTTGACTCACGTTGATAGAGTCTCTGATTGGGGCGAGTTACTTCAGATGGTTGTATTGGATTTGATTCGAAAAGTTTGCAGGACAAACAAAGCGGAGAAAGGGAGGTATATCAAGATTATTATATCATTACTGACTGCCCCTTCTGCTGCTGTTACCTATGAATGTGCTGGGACTCTTGTTTCCTTGTCTTCTGCTCCAACTGCTATAAGAGCTGCAGCCAACACCTACTGTCAACTTCTTCAATCTCAGAGTGACAACAACGTTAAGCTTATTGTGCTCGATCGACTGAATGAATTGAAATCTTCCCATAAAGATATCATGGTTGATATGATAATGGATGTCCTTAGAGTACTTTCCAGCCCGAACCTTGACATCAGAAGAAAAACACTCGACATTGTTCTTGAATTGATCACTCCCAGGAATATCAATGAGGTTGTTCTCACACTGAAGAAAGAAGTTGTGAAAACTCAAAGCGGTGAGCTTGAGAAGAATGGCGAGTACCGCCAAATGCTCATCCAAGCCATTCATTCATGTGCCATAAAGTTTCCGGAAGTGGCAAGCACTGTAGTCCATCTTTTGATGGACTTCTTGGGAGATAACAATGTTGCTTCTGCAATTGATGTGGTTGTGTTTGTCCGGGAGATTATCGAAACAAACCCAAAATTAAGGGTTTCCATTGTGACAAGGCTACTAGACACTTTCTACCAAATTCGAGCAGCACGAGTTTGTTCCTGTGCCCTTTGGATCATTGGAGAGTATTGTCTATCTCTCTCTGAAGTTGAGAGTGGCATTGCAACTATCAAACAGTGTCTTGGAGACCTACCATTTTACTCAGTTTCTGAGGAAAGTGAAGCTACTGATTCTTCAAAAAAGACTCCGCAAGCGAACTCCATTACTACTGTGTCGTCTAGAAGACCAGCTATCCTTGCTGATGGAACATATGCTACTCAAAGTGCTGCCTCTGAAACTGTTTTCTCTCCTGCAACAGTTGTTCAAGGATCTTTAACCACTGGAAACCTGAGATCCCTTCTTCTCACTGGTGATTTCTTCCTGGGAGCAGTTGTTGCTTGTACACTGACTAAGCTCATTTTGAGGCTGGAAGAAGTTCAACCATCAAAAATTGAAGTGAACAAAGCAACGGCAAATGCATTACTGATCATGGTCTCAATGCTACAGCTAGGGCAGTCTTCAGTTCTTCCTCACCCAATTGACAATGATTCTTATGACAGAATAGTTCTTTGCATAAGATTGCTCTGTAATACTGGTGACGAGGTTAGGCAGATCTGGTTGAGCTCTTGCCGAGAGAGTTTTGTTAAAATGCTTTCTGATAAACAGCTAAGAGAGTCAGAGGAGATCAAAGCAAAGGCACAAACTTCTTTCTCCCAGCCAGATGACCTCATTGATTTCTACCATTTGAAGAGTAGGAGG GGCATGAGCCAGCTGGAGTTGGAAGATGCTGTCCAGGATGATTTGAAGCATGCCACTGGAGAATTTGTCAAGGACGAAAATGATGCTAATAAGCTAAACCGGGTTCTGCAGCTCACGGGATTTAGTGATCCTGTTTACGCTGAAGCATTTGTGACAGTTCATCATTATGATATTGTCCTGGATGTCACTGTTATAAACCGAACCAAAGAGACACTTCAGAATTTATGTTTGGAATTGGCAACAATGGGTGATCTTAAGCTCGTTGAGCGTCCGCAGAATTATACTCTAGCtcctgagtcaagcaagcagatAAAAGCTAATATCAAGGTGTCTTCTACTGAGACTGGAGTAATTTTTGGTAACATTGTCTATGAGACTTCAAATGTGCTTGAGCGGACTGTTGTCGTGCTCAATGATATCCACATTGACATCATGGATTACATATCTCCTGCCATGTGTAGTGATGCTGCTTTTAGAACTATGTGGGCTGAATTCGAGTGGGAAAACAAG GTTGCTGTCAACACTGTAATTCAGGATGAAAAAGAATTTCTTGACCATATTATCAAATCAACCAACATGAAGTGCCTGACTGCACC ATCTGCTTTGGAAGATGAATGTGGGTTCCTTGCTGCTAATCTGTATGCGAAAAGTGCGTTTGGGGAGGATGCTTTGGTGAATCTGAGCATTGAAAAGCAATCAGATGGTAAGCTCAGCGGTTATATTCGCATAAGAAGCAAAACACAAGGAATTGCTCTTAGCTTGGGAGACAAGATAACACTCAAGCAGAAGGGAGGCAGTTGA